A stretch of the bacterium SCSIO 12827 genome encodes the following:
- a CDS encoding ATP-binding cassette domain-containing protein encodes MSEAQTQAGADYGSQFRGQVSDEVLITVKNLKMHFPITEGIIVPRKVADVKAVDGVDFYIRKGETLGLVGESGCGKTTTGRCILRLETPTAGEIMYDGKDICQLNNKDLIDVRKKIQVIFQDPYSSLTPRMKIGEIIGEPLKVHGIIPDEAKRRERIGYLLGRCGLHPDFADRYPHEMSGGQRQRVGIARALAMEPEFIICDEAVSALDVSIQAQVINLLEELREEFNLTYLFISHDLSVVRHICHRVAVMYLGHMVELADCDELFDHPLHPYSQALLAAVPIPDPDLEKTRAHTIIKGEIPSPINPPSGCVFHPRCPLAVDSCSQNIPDFREVRPGDWVACTEV; translated from the coding sequence ATGAGTGAAGCCCAGACACAGGCCGGCGCGGATTACGGCTCTCAGTTCCGCGGTCAGGTTTCCGACGAGGTCCTGATCACAGTGAAGAACCTGAAGATGCACTTCCCGATCACGGAAGGCATCATCGTTCCGCGCAAGGTGGCCGATGTGAAGGCCGTCGACGGTGTCGACTTTTACATCCGCAAGGGCGAGACCCTGGGTCTCGTCGGTGAATCCGGCTGCGGCAAGACGACGACGGGACGTTGCATCTTGCGTCTCGAAACGCCGACCGCCGGCGAAATTATGTACGACGGTAAGGACATCTGTCAGCTCAACAACAAAGATCTGATCGACGTCCGCAAGAAGATCCAGGTCATTTTCCAGGATCCGTACAGCTCGTTGACTCCGCGCATGAAGATCGGCGAGATCATCGGGGAGCCGCTGAAGGTTCACGGCATCATCCCTGATGAAGCCAAGCGCCGCGAGCGCATCGGCTATCTGCTGGGCCGTTGCGGTCTGCATCCGGATTTCGCGGACCGTTATCCGCACGAAATGTCGGGTGGCCAGCGCCAGCGTGTGGGCATCGCCCGGGCGCTCGCGATGGAGCCGGAGTTCATCATCTGTGACGAAGCTGTGTCGGCGCTCGACGTGTCGATCCAGGCCCAGGTGATCAACCTTCTGGAAGAGCTGCGCGAAGAGTTCAATCTGACGTATCTGTTCATCAGTCATGATCTCTCCGTCGTTCGCCATATCTGCCACCGGGTCGCTGTCATGTACCTGGGCCACATGGTGGAGCTGGCCGACTGCGATGAACTGTTCGACCATCCCCTGCATCCCTATTCGCAGGCGCTATTGGCCGCGGTGCCGATTCCCGATCCAGACCTGGAAAAGACCCGCGCACACACGATCATCAAGGGAGAAATTCCTAGCCCGATTAACCCTCCGTCGGGCTGCGTTTTCCATCCCCGCTGTCCTTTAGCTGTGGACTCGTGTAGCCAAAATATTCCAGACTTCAGAGAAGTGCGACCTGGCGATTGGGTGGCCTGCACGGAGGTGTGA
- a CDS encoding ABC transporter ATP-binding protein yields the protein MGALLEIDNLQTHFFTSGGTVKAVDGVSYDVNAGETVAVVGESGSGKSVTALSILRLIPKPPGEIVGGEIRFQGKNLAFCTEDEIREIRGRDISMIFQEPMTSLNPVLSIGLQLTEPMMAHLNMSEAEAKERAVKLLELVGINEPRRRIEQYPHHLSGGMRQRVMIAMSLACEPKLIIADEPTTALDVTIQAQILELMKNLTREMNVAMIIITHNLGVVARYADRVNVMYAGRIVETGNASDIYHRPRHPYTLALLKSVPRMDRPRQAKLDPVDGQPPDLTRLDGGCSFRPRCKFAIDKCKESYPPLEEMGDQHYSACFRSKESLAEIEL from the coding sequence GTGGGGGCACTCCTCGAGATTGATAATCTCCAGACGCATTTCTTTACGTCTGGGGGAACCGTTAAAGCTGTTGACGGCGTATCGTACGACGTCAACGCCGGTGAAACCGTCGCCGTCGTGGGCGAGTCCGGTTCGGGGAAATCCGTTACCGCGCTCAGCATTCTGCGTCTGATCCCGAAGCCGCCCGGCGAGATCGTCGGCGGTGAAATCCGCTTCCAAGGCAAGAACCTGGCGTTCTGTACCGAGGACGAGATTCGGGAAATTCGCGGCCGCGATATTTCCATGATCTTCCAAGAACCGATGACGTCGCTGAACCCGGTTCTGTCGATCGGCTTGCAGCTGACCGAGCCTATGATGGCGCATTTGAACATGTCCGAAGCCGAGGCTAAGGAGCGTGCGGTCAAGCTTCTGGAACTGGTCGGCATCAACGAACCGCGCCGGCGTATCGAACAGTATCCGCACCATCTGTCGGGCGGCATGCGTCAACGCGTCATGATCGCCATGTCGTTGGCGTGTGAGCCGAAGTTGATCATCGCCGATGAGCCGACGACAGCTCTCGACGTGACCATTCAGGCGCAGATCCTGGAGCTGATGAAGAACCTGACCCGCGAAATGAACGTGGCGATGATCATCATCACCCATAATCTGGGTGTGGTTGCGCGTTATGCGGATCGGGTCAACGTCATGTATGCGGGGCGCATCGTCGAAACGGGCAATGCATCGGACATCTATCACCGTCCGCGTCATCCCTACACCCTTGCGTTGCTCAAGTCCGTGCCGCGCATGGACCGCCCGCGTCAGGCCAAGCTTGATCCCGTCGATGGCCAGCCGCCGGATCTCACCCGCCTGGACGGCGGTTGTTCATTCCGGCCGCGTTGCAAGTTTGCCATCGACAAGTGCAAGGAATCGTACCCGCCGCTCGAGGAAATGGGCGACCAGCACTACAGCGCATGTTTCCGGTCTAAAGAAAGTTTGGCGGAGATCGAACTATGA
- a CDS encoding alpha-hydroxy-acid oxidizing protein, with product MTDQSKELPDAVIEKFQVMHEFAKAAKNNLNKNIFDYVFGGAETETTVKRNRMAIETYTLRPRVMRDVSKMDAGKDLFGMRLKLPVCLAPIGSLQQISAGGGASAAKAAGRFGCAHMLSSVCEPGMDEVAKAAPDACRVFQLYVRGDEDWVDDKVRQAQDLGYKAFAVTIDLDAYSRRERDLSKRFVTAGRQSAVGETHQARFNWSDVDRIKKICKIPFILKGIATAEDSKLAVEHGVDVVYVSNHGGRQLDHGRGSLDVLPECVDAVAGKAKVWVDGGFMRGTDVVKAMALGADMVGLGRLQALALAAGGEDALVRMLDILEHEVKIALMLSGVTGYDELGPEYVHKEYPAYPPHQFSAFPLLEDGY from the coding sequence ATGACTGACCAATCGAAAGAACTGCCGGACGCCGTCATCGAAAAATTTCAGGTGATGCATGAGTTCGCCAAGGCAGCGAAGAACAATCTGAACAAGAACATCTTTGATTATGTGTTCGGCGGGGCCGAGACCGAAACCACGGTCAAGCGCAACCGCATGGCCATCGAGACCTATACCCTGCGTCCCCGCGTCATGCGCGACGTTTCGAAAATGGACGCGGGCAAGGATCTGTTCGGTATGCGCTTGAAACTGCCGGTCTGTCTGGCGCCTATCGGTTCGCTGCAGCAAATCTCGGCCGGTGGCGGGGCCTCGGCGGCCAAGGCCGCCGGACGGTTCGGCTGCGCCCACATGCTGTCCAGTGTGTGCGAGCCGGGCATGGACGAGGTTGCCAAGGCGGCGCCCGATGCCTGCCGTGTGTTTCAGCTGTATGTGCGGGGCGACGAAGACTGGGTCGACGATAAGGTTCGCCAGGCACAGGACTTGGGCTACAAGGCCTTCGCCGTGACCATTGATCTGGACGCCTATTCCCGGCGCGAACGCGATCTATCCAAGCGCTTTGTCACCGCCGGCCGCCAGTCCGCCGTGGGAGAGACCCATCAGGCCCGGTTCAACTGGTCCGACGTGGATCGGATCAAGAAAATCTGCAAGATTCCGTTCATCCTGAAGGGCATCGCCACAGCGGAGGATTCCAAGCTGGCGGTCGAGCATGGAGTCGACGTTGTTTACGTGTCCAACCATGGCGGGCGGCAGCTCGACCACGGGCGCGGCTCCCTCGACGTTCTGCCGGAATGCGTCGATGCCGTGGCCGGCAAGGCCAAGGTTTGGGTCGACGGCGGTTTCATGCGCGGCACGGACGTGGTCAAGGCGATGGCACTTGGCGCCGACATGGTCGGTCTCGGTCGTCTGCAGGCTCTGGCCCTTGCGGCCGGTGGCGAGGATGCCCTGGTCCGCATGCTGGATATTCTGGAGCATGAAGTGAAGATCGCGCTGATGCTGTCCGGCGTTACCGGCTACGACGAACTGGGGCCGGAATACGTGCACAAGGAATACCCGGCCTACCCGCCGCATCAGTTCTCCGCCTTTCCGTTGCTGGAAGACGGCTATTAA
- a CDS encoding carboxymuconolactone decarboxylase family protein, with product MANSTKMHDMGMKYRREVLGDAYVDKSMGGADDFNRGFQEFVTEYCWGGSWGRGILSKRDRSILNLGMLAALNRPHEFKLHFRGAITNGLTVADLREICTQVAIYCGIPAGIEAFRLAREVFNEQGIDISKIDVKTDLED from the coding sequence ATGGCCAATTCAACGAAAATGCATGACATGGGCATGAAATACCGGCGCGAGGTGCTGGGCGACGCTTATGTGGATAAGTCCATGGGCGGCGCCGACGACTTCAACCGCGGCTTCCAGGAGTTCGTCACCGAATATTGCTGGGGCGGCAGCTGGGGCCGAGGCATCCTGTCCAAGCGCGACCGCTCGATCCTCAACCTCGGCATGCTGGCGGCCCTGAACCGGCCCCATGAATTCAAGCTGCATTTCCGGGGCGCCATCACCAACGGCCTGACCGTCGCCGATCTTCGTGAGATCTGCACCCAGGTCGCTATCTATTGCGGCATTCCCGCCGGCATTGAGGCCTTCCGTTTGGCCCGCGAGGTGTTCAACGAACAAGGCATCGACATCTCCAAGATCGACGTCAAAACCGATCTGGAGGACTGA
- a CDS encoding NAD(P)-dependent oxidoreductase: MTDQRTYGFIGLGQMGGPMADNIAKAGLPVHVYDAAGTKDRAHEKAIAHDSLAGVLANADTVFLSLPDGPICTTVAKEIVQVNDRKTSVVIDLSTIGLAAAQDIDKIFTDAEITYIDAPVSGGRKGAIAGTIAIMGSGPKDVFDAHMDVFKAFAKNPFHVGATPGQGQVVKMLNNFLSATATTATTEAVLFGLSQGVEMKAILDVVNVSTGMNTASLDKFPNQIMTENFNAGFFTKLLAKDVRLFRENSDKAGTPNAIATLVSKIFDGCEKDMPGSDFTVVYKYIRDGGEKKVG, from the coding sequence ATGACCGACCAACGCACCTACGGTTTCATCGGCCTGGGCCAGATGGGTGGCCCCATGGCCGACAACATCGCCAAGGCCGGACTTCCGGTCCACGTTTACGACGCCGCAGGCACCAAGGACCGCGCCCACGAAAAGGCCATCGCCCACGACAGCCTGGCCGGTGTGCTGGCCAATGCGGACACCGTTTTTCTGTCCCTGCCCGACGGCCCGATCTGCACAACGGTCGCCAAGGAAATCGTTCAGGTCAACGACCGCAAGACCTCGGTCGTGATTGACCTCTCGACCATCGGTCTGGCCGCCGCCCAGGACATCGACAAAATCTTCACGGACGCCGAGATCACTTATATTGATGCCCCCGTGTCGGGCGGTCGCAAAGGGGCCATCGCCGGCACCATCGCGATCATGGGCTCGGGCCCCAAGGATGTGTTCGACGCCCATATGGATGTGTTCAAGGCTTTCGCCAAGAATCCCTTCCATGTCGGTGCAACGCCGGGCCAGGGCCAGGTGGTGAAGATGCTCAACAACTTCCTGTCGGCCACGGCGACGACGGCGACCACCGAAGCGGTCCTGTTCGGCCTGTCCCAGGGGGTCGAGATGAAGGCGATTCTCGACGTCGTCAACGTGTCCACCGGCATGAACACGGCCAGCCTCGACAAGTTCCCCAATCAGATCATGACGGAGAACTTCAACGCCGGCTTCTTCACCAAGCTGTTGGCCAAGGACGTGCGCCTGTTCCGCGAAAATTCGGACAAGGCCGGTACGCCCAACGCCATCGCCACGCTGGTCTCGAAAATTTTCGACGGCTGCGAGAAGGACATGCCGGGCTCCGACTTCACCGTCGTCTACAAGTACATCCGTGACGGCGGGGAAAAGAAGGTCGGCTGA